One Mycobacteroides salmoniphilum DNA segment encodes these proteins:
- a CDS encoding TetR/AcrR family transcriptional regulator, producing MRSADTLTFTERARRAQIVAGAIEVLAGAGYPQTSLAKIAEHVGVAKSAVLYHFTSKTEVIESVMLEVFTRAATAIVPAVHAETTAIARLTAYIRANIEFVVSNRVAALALLEIITGYRSQDGLRFDQAAAGTAPPAEFAAMDPEAIFTDGVATGEFSSVSPRFMKNALRAALDGAVWELGRDPDYDAIGYGEQLVDMFTKAVGAAP from the coding sequence ATGCGGTCTGCAGATACGTTGACGTTCACAGAACGGGCCCGACGAGCACAGATAGTGGCGGGCGCCATCGAGGTACTCGCCGGCGCGGGGTATCCACAGACATCGCTGGCGAAAATTGCCGAGCACGTCGGAGTGGCCAAGAGTGCGGTGCTGTATCACTTCACGTCGAAGACCGAGGTCATCGAATCCGTCATGCTCGAGGTCTTCACTCGCGCGGCCACCGCCATCGTGCCCGCAGTGCACGCAGAGACCACCGCGATCGCACGTCTCACGGCCTATATCAGAGCCAACATTGAGTTCGTCGTGAGTAATCGGGTGGCCGCGCTCGCCCTACTGGAGATCATCACCGGTTACCGCAGCCAGGATGGTCTGCGGTTCGACCAGGCAGCAGCAGGCACAGCGCCCCCCGCCGAGTTCGCCGCTATGGATCCTGAGGCGATTTTCACCGACGGAGTCGCGACCGGTGAGTTCTCATCGGTGTCACCCCGATTCATGAAGAACGCCTTGCGGGCGGCGCTCGATGGCGCCGTGTGGGAGCTGGGACGCGACCCGGACTATGACGCCATCGGATACGGAGAACAGCTCGTCGACATGTTCACCAAAGCAGTCGGGGCAGCGCCATGA
- a CDS encoding DUF3097 domain-containing protein: protein MADRYGTDILSNNPHAPRRPQSTEVAAIKGLVVEDAQTGFVGAVVRIEYGRMDLEDRHGRVRGFPVGPGYLIDGKPVILKEPLRHTPTKPSRSASGSVAVQGLKARTALASRIYVEGRHDAELVEQVWGHDLRVEGVVVEYLGGIDDLAAIVKEFQPGPGRRLGVLVDHLVKGSKESRIAETVQKGPYGEHTLVVGHPFVDIWQAVKPERIGLHAWPTVPRDIEWKHGICQALGWPHGSQTEIAEAWRRIRGKVRTWTDLEPALIGRVEELIDFVTQPAG from the coding sequence GTGGCTGATCGCTATGGCACCGACATCCTGTCCAACAACCCGCATGCCCCGCGGCGTCCGCAATCCACCGAGGTCGCGGCGATCAAGGGCCTGGTAGTAGAGGACGCCCAGACGGGGTTCGTGGGCGCCGTCGTGCGGATCGAGTACGGCCGGATGGATCTGGAGGACCGGCACGGGCGCGTCCGCGGATTCCCGGTGGGTCCGGGATATCTCATCGACGGCAAGCCGGTGATCCTCAAGGAGCCGCTGCGGCACACACCCACCAAACCGTCCAGGAGTGCGTCGGGATCGGTTGCGGTACAGGGGCTTAAGGCGCGCACGGCGTTGGCCAGCCGAATCTACGTCGAGGGCCGTCACGATGCCGAGCTCGTCGAGCAGGTGTGGGGGCACGACCTGCGCGTCGAAGGTGTGGTCGTCGAGTACCTGGGCGGGATTGATGACCTGGCCGCCATCGTGAAGGAATTCCAGCCCGGTCCGGGGCGCCGGCTCGGGGTGCTGGTTGACCACCTGGTGAAGGGGTCGAAGGAATCACGCATCGCCGAAACGGTGCAAAAGGGCCCCTACGGCGAGCACACCCTCGTGGTGGGGCATCCGTTCGTCGATATCTGGCAGGCGGTCAAACCCGAGCGGATCGGCCTGCACGCCTGGCCTACCGTGCCACGGGATATCGAATGGAAGCACGGCATCTGTCAGGCGCTTGGTTGGCCTCATGGCAGTCAGACCGAGATTGCCGAGGCCTGGCGCCGGATCCGCGGCAAGGTGCGCACCTGGACGGACCTGGAGCCGGCCCTGATCGGCCGCGTTGAGGAACTGATCGATTTCGTCACGCAACCGGCGGGCTGA
- a CDS encoding kinase, producing MTTLLADPVAQVIATAEELLSRRAGATVTLAEPEDLGGSGPAIVIRVRAVQNPFALPKSMVIKQVPEGGSNAAVLREVVSYQFANSLTAKHRPGPELVAYSIAERLIVLTDLGSAPTMSELLAERNRAAINHALMAWAQALGRMHVATVGREGDFAALLRRLDVKKADVDPSQQRLGGADTIAPLRQILRSEYSLEAPPTLIPRLQQTAGLFEKGGVRAFSPSEVAPDNILVTEHGVRILDYEWGGFRDIVLDIAHALTVYPEFLGATEREEVAELDDAMTEAWRSDVVSIAPALADDETLARRILDARLMWVWLATHEYFTIDLDLDDDTVALGNPAPSHPALLGRWMALHAAAERVGDIDVAAHAADIIAALRGETVSGS from the coding sequence ATGACGACATTATTGGCAGACCCCGTCGCGCAGGTTATCGCCACAGCGGAGGAGTTGCTCTCCAGGCGCGCGGGGGCAACCGTGACGTTGGCTGAACCCGAAGATCTCGGTGGCAGCGGGCCTGCGATCGTTATTCGGGTGCGTGCGGTGCAGAACCCATTCGCGTTGCCGAAGTCCATGGTGATCAAGCAGGTCCCCGAGGGGGGATCCAATGCCGCCGTGCTGCGCGAGGTCGTGTCGTATCAGTTCGCAAACTCCCTGACCGCCAAGCATCGGCCCGGCCCGGAACTGGTTGCTTACTCGATCGCCGAACGGCTCATCGTGCTTACCGATCTGGGTTCGGCGCCCACGATGTCCGAGCTGCTCGCAGAGCGCAATCGTGCTGCGATAAACCACGCGTTGATGGCATGGGCGCAAGCCTTGGGGCGGATGCATGTCGCCACGGTGGGACGCGAAGGCGACTTTGCTGCGCTGCTCCGACGCCTCGATGTCAAGAAGGCTGATGTCGATCCATCGCAGCAGCGCCTCGGTGGAGCGGACACCATCGCCCCGCTGCGGCAGATCCTGAGGAGTGAGTACTCTCTCGAGGCGCCGCCGACGCTGATTCCGCGCCTACAGCAAACAGCTGGTCTCTTCGAGAAGGGCGGTGTTCGAGCCTTTAGCCCTTCCGAGGTTGCCCCCGACAACATCCTTGTCACCGAGCACGGTGTCCGCATCCTTGACTACGAGTGGGGCGGATTCCGCGACATCGTGCTGGACATCGCGCACGCCCTCACCGTCTACCCGGAGTTCCTCGGCGCCACCGAACGCGAGGAAGTCGCCGAGCTCGATGATGCGATGACCGAAGCGTGGCGCTCCGATGTGGTGTCGATCGCCCCGGCACTGGCCGATGACGAGACACTTGCGCGACGCATCCTGGATGCACGACTGATGTGGGTGTGGCTCGCCACCCACGAGTACTTCACCATCGACCTCGACCTGGACGATGACACGGTGGCCCTGGGCAACCCCGCGCCCAGCCATCCCGCGCTTCTCGGGCGCTGGATGGCGCTACACGCCGCCGCCGAGCGCGTGGGTGACATCGACGTGGCCGCCCATGCGGCGGACATCATCGCGGCACTGCGCGGCGAGACAGTCTCGGGCAGCTAG
- a CDS encoding replication-associated recombination protein A, whose translation MSDSLFDVPGGGFDAAPVDARVAPNAPLAVRMRPATLDEVVGQGHLLKQGSPLRRLVDGSGAASVILYGPPGTGKTTLASLISGATGRRFEALSALSAGVKEVRAVIDDARRAAVHGRQTVLFIDEVHRFSKTQQDALLAAVENRVVLLVAATTENPSFSVVAPLLSRSLILQLQPLGDNDIREVLERAIADERGLGGVVTVDPEALSLLAQLAAGDARRALTALEVAAETAEGAGSVISVEVVEQSVDRAAVRYDRDGDQHYDVVSAFIKSIRGSDVDAALHYLARMLIAGEDPRFIARRLMILASEDVGMADPTALPVAVAAAQTVQLIGMPEAQLTLTHATIHLATAPKSGAVPAALGAAMGDIRAGKAGLVPPHLRDGHYSGAAKLGNAVGYVYPHNDRDGVVAQQYPPDELVGADYYQPTDHGNERDIGSRLDKLRAIIRRGLKRS comes from the coding sequence GTGTCAGACAGCCTGTTCGACGTGCCCGGGGGCGGATTCGACGCGGCCCCCGTGGACGCGAGGGTGGCGCCCAATGCGCCCCTCGCGGTCCGGATGCGTCCCGCGACACTCGATGAAGTGGTGGGGCAGGGGCACCTGCTCAAACAGGGCTCCCCGTTGCGTCGCCTGGTCGATGGCTCCGGAGCGGCCTCGGTCATCCTCTACGGACCGCCGGGTACAGGGAAAACAACGCTTGCATCCTTGATCTCGGGGGCCACCGGGCGCCGGTTCGAGGCGTTGTCGGCGCTGTCCGCCGGTGTGAAAGAGGTGCGGGCCGTCATCGACGATGCGCGCCGCGCCGCCGTCCACGGCCGCCAGACGGTGCTCTTCATCGACGAGGTGCACCGGTTCTCCAAGACTCAGCAGGATGCACTGCTTGCGGCGGTCGAGAACCGGGTGGTGCTGCTGGTGGCTGCCACCACCGAGAATCCCTCCTTTTCCGTCGTGGCTCCGCTGCTCTCACGCTCGTTGATCCTTCAGTTGCAACCGTTGGGCGACAACGATATTCGCGAGGTACTCGAGCGGGCGATCGCCGATGAGCGCGGCCTCGGTGGTGTGGTGACCGTGGACCCCGAGGCGTTGAGCCTGCTGGCGCAGCTGGCCGCGGGCGACGCACGGCGAGCACTGACCGCGCTGGAAGTCGCCGCCGAAACTGCTGAAGGAGCGGGTTCGGTCATATCCGTGGAAGTGGTCGAGCAGTCGGTGGATCGCGCCGCAGTGCGCTACGACCGCGACGGTGACCAGCATTACGACGTGGTGAGCGCCTTCATCAAGTCGATCCGGGGGTCCGATGTGGACGCCGCGCTGCACTATCTGGCGCGCATGCTGATCGCGGGGGAGGATCCACGCTTCATCGCCCGGCGGTTGATGATTCTGGCCAGTGAGGATGTCGGCATGGCGGATCCCACCGCGTTACCCGTAGCGGTGGCGGCGGCCCAGACGGTGCAACTGATCGGGATGCCGGAGGCGCAGCTGACCCTGACCCACGCCACCATCCACCTGGCGACCGCACCCAAGTCGGGAGCGGTTCCCGCGGCACTGGGAGCGGCGATGGGTGACATCCGCGCGGGGAAGGCCGGGCTGGTGCCGCCGCATCTGCGTGACGGTCATTACAGCGGCGCCGCAAAGCTGGGCAACGCCGTCGGATATGTGTACCCACACAACGACCGCGACGGTGTGGTGGCGCAGCAATATCCGCCCGATGAGCTGGTGGGCGCCGACTACTACCAGCCCACCGATCACGGCAACGAACGCGACATCGGATCGAGGCTGGACAAACTGCGCGCCATCATTCGGCGTGGACTGAAGAGATCCTGA
- a CDS encoding F0F1 ATP synthase subunit C: protein MATELLMGNALLAGAITLAGGAIGAGIGDGMAGAQLIAGVARQPESQNRLFTPFFITVSLVEATFFINVAFMALFVFATPGG, encoded by the coding sequence ATGGCCACTGAGCTCCTCATGGGCAACGCATTGCTGGCCGGAGCCATCACGCTGGCGGGCGGCGCGATTGGCGCGGGAATCGGTGACGGCATGGCGGGAGCACAGCTCATCGCCGGAGTAGCCCGCCAGCCTGAATCTCAGAACCGTTTGTTTACACCATTTTTCATAACCGTCAGCCTGGTGGAGGCCACCTTCTTCATCAATGTGGCCTTCATGGCCCTGTTCGTGTTCGCCACCCCGGGCGGGTAG
- the alaS gene encoding alanine--tRNA ligase: protein MQTHEIRKRFLDHFVKAGHTEVPSASVILEDPNLLFVNAGMVQFVPFFLGQRTPPYNTATSVQKCIRTPDIDEVGITTRHNTFFQMAGNFSFGDYFKREAIELAWTLLTNPVSEGGYGFEPEKLWATVYLDDDEAIGLWQEIAGLPLDRIQRRGMADNYWSMGIPGPCGPCSEIYYDRGPDYGIEGGPEANEDRYIEIWNLVFMQNERGEGTSKTDFEILGPLPRQNIDTGMGVERIACLLQGVDNVYETDLVRPVIDCVAAVAPRGYGQGSHEDDVRYRVVGDHARTAAIIIGDGVSPGNEGRGYVLRRLLRRIIRSIKLLGVENPMMGELMTVVRDEMGPSYPELVTDFERISRIAVAEETAFNRTLTSGSKLFEDAADKTKTAGRSTLSGSDAFTLHDTYGFPIELTLEMAAEAGLSVDENGFRDLMNEQRQRAKADAAARKHAHADLSAYRELVDGGPTEFTGFDELDSQATILGIFVDGARVPVASAGSEAEIVLDRTPLYAESGGQIADIGSIHGDGTNATSQAKVSDVQKIAKTLFVHKVTVESGEFVEGDQVVASVDRQWRHGATQGHSGTHMVHAALRQVLGPNAVQAGSLNRPGYLRFDFSWQGALSEAQRQEVEDVANKAVEANYPVNTFVTNLDQAKSMGAMALFGENYGDRVRVVDIGGPFSLELCGGTHVASSSQIGPVTLLGESSVGSGVRRVEAYVGLDAFRYLSKERALMAALSSTLKVPSEEVPGRVATLVERLKVAEKELEQTRLASVKASIATLVGNAERIGTVTVVAHRLPDGTGAGDLRSLIGDIRGRLGGDPAVVALIAAGDGSVPFVVSVNQAAQDAGLRANDLVGAIGSAVDGRGGGKSDTAQGSGKDPSGIDAALQALREQIRRA, encoded by the coding sequence ATGCAGACACACGAGATCCGGAAGCGATTCCTGGACCACTTCGTGAAGGCCGGTCACACCGAGGTACCGAGTGCCTCGGTGATTCTCGAGGACCCCAACCTGCTGTTCGTCAATGCCGGCATGGTCCAGTTCGTGCCCTTCTTCCTGGGGCAGCGCACTCCGCCGTACAACACGGCCACCAGCGTCCAGAAGTGCATTCGCACGCCGGACATCGACGAGGTGGGCATCACCACCCGGCACAACACGTTCTTTCAGATGGCCGGCAACTTCTCCTTCGGCGACTACTTCAAGCGCGAGGCGATTGAGCTGGCCTGGACACTTTTGACCAATCCGGTCTCCGAGGGTGGGTACGGTTTCGAGCCGGAGAAGCTCTGGGCCACCGTCTATCTCGATGACGATGAGGCCATCGGGCTGTGGCAGGAAATCGCCGGGTTGCCGCTGGATCGGATTCAGCGCCGCGGTATGGCCGACAACTACTGGTCCATGGGTATTCCCGGCCCGTGCGGCCCGTGTTCAGAGATCTATTACGACCGTGGTCCTGACTACGGCATCGAGGGTGGCCCGGAGGCCAACGAGGACCGCTACATCGAGATCTGGAATCTCGTGTTCATGCAGAACGAGCGCGGCGAGGGCACCTCCAAGACGGACTTCGAGATCCTCGGGCCGCTGCCGCGCCAGAACATCGACACCGGTATGGGTGTCGAGCGCATCGCGTGTCTGCTGCAGGGTGTCGACAACGTCTATGAAACCGACCTGGTGCGACCTGTCATCGACTGCGTGGCAGCAGTTGCTCCGCGCGGGTACGGGCAAGGCAGCCACGAGGACGATGTGCGTTACCGCGTCGTCGGCGATCACGCTCGAACGGCGGCGATCATCATCGGTGACGGGGTCAGCCCCGGTAATGAAGGCCGCGGCTATGTGCTGCGCCGCCTGCTACGCCGGATCATCCGCTCCATCAAGTTGCTTGGCGTCGAAAACCCCATGATGGGCGAGCTGATGACTGTGGTGCGTGACGAGATGGGCCCGTCGTACCCCGAGTTGGTGACCGACTTCGAACGCATCAGCCGAATCGCCGTTGCCGAGGAGACCGCCTTCAACCGCACCCTGACTTCCGGTTCGAAGCTGTTCGAGGATGCCGCAGACAAGACGAAAACGGCCGGAAGAAGCACGCTTTCGGGTAGCGATGCGTTCACCTTGCACGACACCTATGGATTCCCCATCGAGCTCACCCTCGAAATGGCGGCCGAGGCGGGGCTTTCCGTGGACGAGAACGGCTTCCGGGATCTGATGAACGAGCAGCGGCAGCGCGCCAAGGCCGACGCCGCCGCCCGTAAGCACGCCCACGCCGACCTGTCGGCGTACCGCGAACTCGTCGACGGGGGCCCCACCGAATTCACCGGATTTGATGAATTAGATTCCCAGGCAACTATTTTGGGCATCTTCGTGGATGGCGCCCGGGTGCCGGTCGCCTCGGCGGGTTCCGAAGCTGAGATCGTGCTGGACCGCACGCCGCTGTACGCCGAATCGGGTGGCCAGATCGCCGACATCGGATCCATTCACGGAGACGGGACCAACGCGACATCGCAGGCTAAAGTCTCCGATGTCCAGAAAATCGCCAAAACTCTTTTCGTGCACAAGGTCACGGTGGAATCCGGCGAGTTCGTCGAGGGTGACCAGGTGGTGGCCTCGGTGGATCGGCAGTGGCGGCACGGCGCCACCCAGGGCCACTCGGGCACGCACATGGTGCACGCCGCACTGCGGCAAGTGCTGGGACCCAATGCTGTTCAGGCAGGTTCGCTGAACCGACCCGGATATCTGCGTTTCGACTTCAGCTGGCAGGGCGCGCTCTCGGAGGCCCAGCGACAAGAGGTGGAGGACGTCGCCAACAAGGCAGTCGAGGCCAACTACCCCGTCAACACCTTCGTCACCAACCTGGACCAGGCCAAGTCGATGGGCGCGATGGCGCTCTTCGGCGAGAACTACGGCGACCGGGTGCGTGTGGTCGATATCGGCGGACCGTTCTCACTGGAACTGTGCGGCGGGACGCACGTGGCGAGCTCCTCCCAAATCGGACCCGTGACGCTGCTGGGAGAGTCCTCGGTGGGCTCCGGGGTCCGCCGCGTGGAGGCGTACGTCGGGCTCGACGCGTTTCGGTACCTCTCGAAGGAGCGGGCCCTGATGGCGGCGCTGTCCTCGACGCTGAAGGTGCCCTCCGAGGAGGTTCCGGGCCGGGTTGCCACCCTGGTGGAGCGGCTCAAGGTGGCCGAAAAGGAGCTGGAGCAAACGCGTTTGGCCTCCGTGAAGGCCTCCATCGCAACATTGGTCGGCAACGCCGAACGTATCGGCACCGTTACCGTGGTAGCGCACCGGCTGCCCGATGGCACCGGTGCGGGCGACCTGCGCAGCCTGATCGGCGACATCCGGGGCCGGCTCGGCGGTGACCCCGCGGTGGTGGCCCTGATCGCGGCCGGAGACGGCTCGGTGCCCTTCGTGGTGTCGGTCAATCAGGCCGCTCAAGATGCGGGGCTGCGTGCCAACGACCTCGTGGGCGCCATCGGATCGGCAGTGGACGGCCGAGGCGGCGGTAAGTCCGACACGGCACAGGGATCGGGTAAGGACCCCTCCGGCATTGACGCGGCGCTGCAGGCGCTGCGTGAACAGATCCGCCGGGCCTGA
- a CDS encoding glycosyltransferase produces MTTIVISAYGTRGDVAPLTGLGKRLRDNLSAHVVIAAQEPYAHLVRASGLEFRPLPGDTEAATRESEHGQALVDGTRLRPSGAALAEMRAGLAGVGEAMAETAHDADVLLAEGPVGTLLGYHVAEALDVPSAGLCLQPACPTADFAPPPLTVRSFGTWGNRLVWRLAQSGERIYAPLIDDLRHHLGLAPASLRRYHSVRARRWPIVHGYSRHVVARPLDWRPHWHQTGYWWPDHDENWLPPQELSEFLDNGHAPVFVGFGSTATARGQELSEAIAAAIRMAGVRAVVQRGWAGLAGLGDDVITVDDVPHSWLFPRMAAVAHHCGAGTAAAALRAGIPSVPVPGIMDQPFWAHRLRHIGAACAPLPRTSLRADELSASITEVIAESRYRQETQRLSRLIRDEDGIGAAVDIIAAMLDATTTKGAHHGH; encoded by the coding sequence ATGACAACGATCGTGATCTCCGCATATGGCACCCGTGGGGACGTGGCTCCGCTGACCGGACTGGGAAAACGACTGCGCGACAACCTGTCTGCGCACGTGGTCATTGCCGCGCAAGAGCCCTACGCGCACCTGGTGCGTGCATCCGGTCTGGAATTCCGGCCGTTACCCGGCGATACCGAGGCGGCAACCCGAGAATCCGAGCATGGTCAGGCACTCGTGGACGGCACCCGGCTGCGCCCCTCAGGGGCGGCTCTCGCCGAGATGCGGGCCGGACTTGCGGGAGTCGGCGAGGCCATGGCCGAAACGGCACACGATGCCGATGTTCTGCTGGCCGAGGGCCCCGTGGGCACCCTGCTCGGATATCACGTTGCCGAAGCGCTCGACGTACCCAGCGCAGGCCTCTGTCTTCAACCGGCCTGCCCCACTGCCGATTTTGCGCCGCCGCCACTGACCGTCCGCTCGTTTGGCACGTGGGGTAACCGGTTGGTGTGGCGCCTTGCCCAGTCCGGAGAACGGATCTACGCGCCACTCATCGACGATCTGCGCCACCACCTCGGACTGGCGCCCGCATCACTGCGCCGGTATCACAGCGTCCGGGCCAGACGTTGGCCCATCGTGCACGGCTACAGCCGTCACGTTGTCGCACGCCCGCTCGATTGGCGACCGCACTGGCATCAGACCGGCTACTGGTGGCCCGATCATGACGAAAACTGGCTACCTCCACAGGAACTGAGCGAGTTTCTCGACAACGGTCACGCTCCCGTCTTCGTCGGTTTCGGCAGCACCGCCACCGCCAGAGGACAAGAGCTGTCGGAGGCCATCGCCGCCGCGATTCGTATGGCCGGGGTGCGGGCCGTGGTGCAACGCGGGTGGGCCGGGCTCGCCGGCCTGGGCGATGACGTCATCACCGTCGACGATGTTCCGCACTCCTGGCTGTTTCCGCGGATGGCCGCCGTCGCACACCACTGCGGCGCCGGAACAGCAGCGGCCGCGCTGCGAGCCGGGATCCCCAGCGTTCCCGTCCCGGGCATCATGGACCAACCCTTCTGGGCCCACCGATTGAGGCACATCGGCGCCGCCTGCGCACCGCTACCGCGCACGTCGCTGCGGGCCGACGAGCTCTCGGCATCGATCACAGAGGTGATCGCCGAGTCACGGTATCGCCAAGAAACCCAACGTCTCTCACGACTCATTCGTGACGAGGACGGTATCGGGGCGGCGGTGGACATCATCGCCGCAATGTTGGATGCCACGACGACGAAAGGTGCACATCATGGCCACTGA